From Cecembia calidifontis, one genomic window encodes:
- a CDS encoding DeoR/GlpR family DNA-binding transcription regulator gives MTIAERHKYILNELNKNGFVSVAELSRDLDVTMVTIRKDLKILEDKGLLYRSHGSATPVSPYVNDRSVSEKKLVRVEEKTKIALFAKDLVDENDAIIIGSGTTVVAFAQAIPKNKKLTVLTAAMNVTLALIDAPEVEIVQLGGVVRKSSSSVVGHYAEEMLKQFACSKLFLSVDGISLDYGLTTSHIMEAHLNAQMIRTAQKTIVLADSSKFGKKGFGKICNLEDIDMIITDSGIPELYKERLEEMGIEVRIV, from the coding sequence ATGACAATTGCAGAACGGCATAAGTATATTTTAAATGAGCTGAACAAAAATGGTTTTGTCAGCGTGGCTGAGCTTAGTAGGGATTTGGATGTTACCATGGTGACTATCCGTAAGGATCTAAAGATATTGGAAGACAAGGGTCTTCTTTACCGTTCTCATGGTTCCGCAACCCCTGTTTCCCCTTATGTCAATGATAGGTCCGTTAGTGAAAAGAAATTGGTTCGTGTTGAGGAAAAGACAAAAATTGCATTGTTTGCCAAAGACCTGGTGGATGAGAATGATGCCATCATCATAGGTTCTGGTACAACGGTTGTGGCATTTGCACAGGCTATTCCAAAAAACAAAAAATTGACTGTATTGACCGCAGCAATGAATGTTACTCTTGCTTTGATAGACGCCCCCGAGGTGGAGATTGTCCAATTGGGAGGGGTGGTCAGAAAAAGCAGCAGTTCAGTAGTAGGACACTATGCAGAAGAGATGCTGAAACAGTTTGCCTGCTCAAAATTATTTTTAAGTGTAGATGGCATCAGTTTGGATTACGGATTGACTACTTCCCATATAATGGAAGCGCATTTGAATGCCCAAATGATCAGGACCGCCCAAAAGACTATTGTTCTGGCGGATTCCAGTAAATTTGGAAAAAAAGGTTTCGGTAAAATCTGTAACCTGGAGGACATTGATATGATCATCACGGATTCGGGCATTCCTGAACTCTACAAGGAAAGGCTGGAAGAGATGGGGATTGAGGTTAGGATAGTTTAA
- a CDS encoding IS30 family transposase → MNKFKHLSQEQRYQIEALFRNGTSQTKIAAIIGVNKSTVSRELQRNTGKRGRYSGEYKAAVAQNRTDERHRLKRKRIKFTESLKEEARKFLVVDKLSPELISVTWKKQGKEGVCHETLYNWIFTAKKSSHWRYRRDRELYKNLRHGKRKRKRGNYRHTRGIIRERVPIDQRPPVVEKRQRIGDIEVDLMMGKNHKSALLVLVDRATLVTTIEKLDGKNADIIEQKIAKRIQRIGASFFKSITFDNDMAFANHYKIRDKFNIPTFFTRPYTSQDKGTVENRIGLIRAFLPKGTDLNQISREQIQNIETKINNRPIRKFNYLSPIECLMKKLGVAFMT, encoded by the coding sequence ATGAATAAATTTAAACATCTCAGCCAGGAACAAAGGTACCAAATAGAGGCTTTATTTAGAAACGGAACTTCCCAGACCAAAATCGCTGCGATTATCGGTGTCAACAAAAGTACTGTATCCAGAGAACTTCAAAGAAATACCGGCAAGAGGGGCCGTTATAGCGGTGAATATAAGGCTGCAGTTGCCCAGAACCGTACAGACGAAAGACATAGACTCAAGAGAAAGCGAATCAAATTTACCGAGTCCCTTAAAGAAGAGGCCCGCAAATTCCTTGTTGTTGACAAATTGAGCCCAGAGCTAATATCGGTCACCTGGAAGAAACAAGGTAAAGAAGGGGTTTGTCATGAGACACTCTACAACTGGATATTTACTGCCAAAAAAAGTAGCCATTGGAGATACCGAAGGGACAGGGAGCTTTACAAGAATCTCCGGCATGGTAAAAGAAAGCGTAAGAGAGGTAATTACAGGCATACCAGAGGAATTATCAGGGAGAGAGTTCCAATTGACCAAAGGCCTCCTGTAGTTGAAAAAAGACAAAGGATAGGAGATATTGAAGTAGACCTTATGATGGGGAAAAACCACAAATCAGCTCTTTTGGTACTGGTGGACAGGGCAACCTTGGTTACTACCATAGAGAAACTTGATGGTAAAAATGCAGATATCATTGAACAGAAAATAGCAAAGAGAATACAGAGAATTGGTGCTTCGTTCTTCAAATCAATCACTTTCGATAATGATATGGCATTCGCAAACCATTATAAAATCAGAGATAAATTCAATATCCCAACATTCTTTACAAGACCATACACTTCACAGGATAAAGGAACAGTGGAAAACAGAATCGGACTTATCAGGGCTTTCCTGCCAAAGGGTACTGACCTCAATCAAATCTCTCGGGAACAGATCCAAAATATAGAAACCAAAATCAATAACAGGCCAATAAGAAAGTTTAATTATCTTAGTCCTATCGAATGTCTAATGAAAAAATTAGGCGTTGCATTTATGACTTGA
- a CDS encoding phosphoglycerate mutase family protein, protein MMNMIKILKRFNQPITALLLIVSFQFCSPKQEPKTIFLVRHAEKQLVGDDPQLSVAGTVRAKKLAQILADQKIQHIFSTDFIRTKATAQPLIEAQSGLSIEIYDVKKHDDLVKELRQRKGNALVIGHSNTIHHVANYFVQEGDKFPELEDIEYDFIFVVTLEKDGSSKVERRVYKDFN, encoded by the coding sequence ATGATGAATATGATTAAGATATTGAAGCGTTTCAATCAGCCGATTACGGCGCTTCTACTTATTGTTTCCTTCCAGTTTTGTTCCCCAAAACAGGAACCCAAAACCATTTTCCTGGTCCGCCATGCGGAAAAGCAATTGGTGGGAGATGATCCGCAACTCAGTGTGGCCGGCACTGTGAGGGCAAAGAAACTGGCACAGATCCTGGCTGATCAAAAAATCCAACACATTTTCAGTACTGACTTTATACGGACAAAGGCTACTGCCCAACCCTTAATTGAAGCCCAGTCTGGTCTTAGCATTGAAATTTACGATGTGAAAAAACACGATGATCTGGTCAAAGAACTCCGCCAAAGAAAGGGAAATGCCTTGGTGATTGGCCATAGCAACACCATTCACCATGTAGCCAATTATTTTGTTCAGGAAGGGGATAAATTCCCGGAACTCGAGGATATTGAATACGATTTTATTTTTGTGGTGACCTTGGAAAAAGACGGGAGTTCCAAGGTGGAAAGGAGAGTCTACAAAGACTTCAATTAG
- a CDS encoding SusC/RagA family TonB-linked outer membrane protein — protein MRKMIYKKLGLFVLFLTLAMQANGQGRIIRGTVTDDKGEPIPGTTVAVKGTSIGTVADMDGNYSINAPDAGVLVFSFIGFQTREITIGNQTTINVQLAQQVSDLGEVVVVGYGVQRKSDLTGSVSSVGEREIKQVAVASLDQALQGRAAGVQVTQASAAPGGGVSIRIRGGNSINASNEPLYVIDGIPFFPNNATVAPGTSGGGQPQNALANINPGDIESMEILKDASATAIYGSRGANGVVIITTKRGKAGATNVDFESYYGVQQVSRTIPLLNAEEFAIIANEARVGRGQSPIFSAEQIASFRNNSTDWQSEVFRDAPIQNHQVTVSGGDAKTRFAISGNYFNQEGVILNSGFSRGSVRVNLDKTINNKVTVGNSLTISRATNNQQVTDITRGGVVNAALVFSPTLPVFDADGNFTFDNSSIPGSQQVGNPVQDALETLNKTVTNRVLGNVFMEWKVIDNLLFRASGGVDFQTGRRDFYAPSTNNRGRNAFGSALVETKNVFSPVGTFTLNYDKKFDKNSYLILLAGYESQSQMVDFVGAQATNFPTDALGSDNLGLGQIVGTPFSGRSLWRLDSWFGRVNYTLFEKFLFTGTFRADGSSRFGAGNKWGYFPSAAVGYNMSNEPFVNNIKWLSTLKVTTSWGLTGNQEIGLYQSLSQLNTERNAFGNVIAIGLAPGRIPNPDLRWEKTNQVNVGLEVGLIEDRIFFEAAGYYKRTQDLLLPLDLPRSTGFATILTNIGSVENKGLELSVNSNNLTGKLKWVTNANITFNRNTVLALGPGETFRLAPGTGDGHLQIANSSILQVGAPVGSFFGMVTNGIIQSGEQVIPGSSSFGSVGPGDIRYVDVNGDGRIDNNDRTIIGNPQPKFFYGMNNNFTYKNFDLSIFINGTYGNDVWNVNSHELYRNDGATNNVRGVLNRWTPENPSNEWPSSRTRPFVLSDRHIENASFLRVRNVTLGYNLPVGNVTWLRSCRVYLQGQNILTFTNYSGFDPEVNSLGQNPIGIGIDRGTFPMARSFIMGVNFGL, from the coding sequence ATGAGAAAAATGATCTACAAGAAATTGGGTCTTTTTGTTCTTTTCCTGACACTTGCTATGCAGGCCAATGGGCAGGGAAGGATCATAAGAGGTACCGTTACAGATGACAAAGGGGAGCCCATCCCCGGCACCACTGTGGCAGTAAAAGGAACCTCCATCGGAACTGTAGCCGATATGGATGGTAATTATTCTATCAATGCACCGGATGCAGGGGTGCTGGTTTTTTCCTTCATTGGTTTTCAGACCAGGGAAATTACCATTGGCAATCAAACTACCATTAACGTTCAGCTGGCCCAACAAGTTTCCGATTTAGGTGAAGTAGTGGTGGTGGGCTATGGTGTACAAAGAAAGTCTGACCTTACAGGTTCTGTTTCATCTGTCGGAGAACGTGAAATCAAACAGGTGGCAGTAGCATCATTAGACCAAGCCTTACAGGGTAGGGCTGCTGGTGTTCAGGTAACACAGGCTTCAGCAGCTCCAGGTGGTGGAGTTTCGATCAGGATCCGTGGAGGCAACTCCATCAATGCCTCAAATGAACCTTTGTATGTCATTGACGGTATTCCTTTTTTCCCTAACAATGCAACTGTGGCGCCAGGAACATCCGGTGGAGGCCAGCCTCAAAATGCCTTGGCCAATATCAACCCGGGAGATATTGAATCCATGGAAATTTTGAAAGATGCTTCCGCAACAGCTATTTATGGTTCAAGGGGTGCAAATGGTGTAGTAATTATTACTACCAAGCGGGGCAAGGCAGGTGCCACGAATGTAGATTTTGAAAGTTACTATGGGGTACAGCAAGTATCGAGAACCATCCCATTATTGAATGCAGAAGAGTTTGCCATTATAGCAAATGAAGCAAGGGTGGGAAGAGGTCAATCCCCCATTTTTTCAGCAGAGCAAATTGCAAGTTTCAGAAATAACAGTACGGATTGGCAAAGTGAAGTTTTCCGGGATGCTCCCATTCAAAATCATCAGGTTACTGTTTCCGGAGGGGATGCCAAAACCAGATTTGCCATTTCAGGAAACTACTTCAATCAGGAAGGGGTGATACTCAATTCAGGATTTTCAAGAGGATCGGTAAGGGTTAATTTGGATAAAACCATTAACAATAAAGTTACTGTAGGTAACTCCCTCACCATTTCCAGAGCTACCAATAACCAACAGGTGACCGATATAACCAGAGGTGGTGTGGTCAATGCAGCATTGGTGTTTTCCCCAACCCTTCCTGTCTTTGATGCAGATGGAAATTTCACTTTTGACAACAGTTCAATTCCCGGATCACAGCAGGTAGGCAATCCGGTTCAGGATGCTTTGGAAACATTGAATAAAACCGTTACCAACAGGGTATTGGGCAACGTTTTTATGGAATGGAAAGTAATCGATAATTTATTGTTCCGTGCCTCAGGAGGTGTGGACTTCCAAACAGGAAGAAGGGATTTTTATGCGCCCAGCACCAACAACAGGGGAAGAAATGCCTTTGGTTCGGCATTGGTGGAAACCAAAAATGTATTCAGCCCGGTAGGAACTTTTACCCTGAATTACGACAAAAAATTTGATAAGAACAGTTACTTAATTCTTTTAGCCGGTTATGAAAGTCAGTCCCAAATGGTGGACTTTGTGGGTGCACAAGCCACCAATTTCCCAACAGATGCTTTGGGATCGGACAATTTGGGTTTGGGCCAAATAGTAGGAACCCCCTTTTCTGGAAGAAGCTTATGGAGATTGGATTCCTGGTTTGGAAGGGTCAATTATACCCTCTTTGAAAAATTCCTTTTCACAGGAACTTTCAGGGCCGACGGCTCTTCTAGATTTGGCGCAGGCAACAAATGGGGGTATTTCCCTTCTGCCGCTGTTGGGTATAACATGAGCAATGAGCCTTTTGTGAATAATATCAAGTGGCTAAGCACTTTGAAAGTTACTACAAGCTGGGGCTTGACCGGTAATCAGGAAATTGGCTTGTATCAATCACTTTCCCAACTGAATACGGAAAGGAATGCTTTTGGTAATGTGATAGCTATCGGCTTAGCCCCTGGAAGAATCCCTAATCCGGATTTGAGATGGGAGAAGACCAATCAGGTCAATGTGGGTTTAGAGGTTGGTTTAATTGAGGACAGGATATTCTTTGAAGCAGCAGGTTACTACAAAAGAACTCAAGACTTATTATTACCGCTTGATCTGCCAAGGTCTACAGGATTTGCTACTATTCTTACTAATATTGGAAGTGTTGAAAATAAAGGTCTTGAGTTGTCAGTCAACAGCAACAACTTAACCGGAAAATTGAAATGGGTCACCAATGCCAACATTACTTTTAACAGGAATACCGTTTTGGCACTTGGTCCTGGAGAAACTTTCAGGTTAGCGCCAGGGACTGGTGATGGACACTTACAGATTGCCAATTCCAGTATTTTGCAGGTAGGTGCTCCAGTGGGAAGCTTTTTTGGGATGGTAACCAACGGAATCATCCAATCAGGTGAGCAAGTTATCCCGGGTAGCAGTTCTTTCGGTTCTGTAGGTCCTGGTGATATCCGCTATGTGGATGTCAATGGGGATGGAAGAATTGATAACAACGACAGGACTATCATTGGCAATCCACAACCTAAGTTCTTTTACGGGATGAACAATAACTTCACCTATAAAAACTTTGACCTTTCCATATTTATCAATGGAACTTATGGAAACGATGTTTGGAATGTCAATAGCCACGAATTGTACAGAAATGATGGTGCTACAAATAACGTGAGAGGGGTTCTCAACCGTTGGACTCCTGAAAACCCAAGCAATGAATGGCCGAGTTCAAGAACCAGACCATTTGTGCTATCTGATAGGCATATTGAAAACGCATCATTCCTGAGGGTCAGAAATGTTACTTTAGGTTATAATTTACCGGTTGGTAATGTGACTTGGCTAAGGTCATGCAGGGTTTATCTACAGGGTCAAAATATCCTGACATTTACCAATTATTCCGGATTTGATCCAGAGGTAAACTCTTTAGGACAGAATCCTATAGGCATTGGTATCGATAGAGGTACGTTCCCGATGGCCAGATCATTTATCATGGGTGTTAATTTTGGTTTATAG
- a CDS encoding RagB/SusD family nutrient uptake outer membrane protein gives MKIRNIYLSGIVLAGMLFNSCEDPLQEQVFSFIAPENFYRTSTDAEAALVGVYAGFRLIHMYDRQYMIGDMGSDDTFTGEFRGNQDRIQIDEFTVDPNNGILRDRFENAYITINRANAVISRVPSIDMNPQLRDNIVNQARFLRAFLYFDLVQLFGAVPLKIEETLNVNNVASPRVDANRIYDEVIIPDLQAAENLPATQRLQGQVTNTSAKAMLARVYLTRAGNNPNSPFWALARDKALEVMNSGQHRLLSSYSDVFQLVNQNSAEHLFSIQFSAMQGVGSTFQEFFMPRGINSTTGNGNGVNEPTPDIVQAFEPNDLRFNTAFLLQLPLANGTVNNYSPTGNCQGIPSPCIPQPYIGKYLELTPPRGNLNYPIIRYSDVLLMYAEAANEAEGGPSSAAYAAINQVRNRAGLPDLAPGMSQAQFREAVRKERRVELAFEGIRRYDLVRWGTLLEVTRSHFQRFYPTLTGNVRDHHMLFPIPQREIDLNPGISLSDQNPGY, from the coding sequence ATGAAAATCAGAAATATATATTTATCAGGGATAGTGTTGGCAGGAATGCTGTTCAATTCTTGCGAGGATCCCTTACAAGAGCAGGTATTCAGTTTTATTGCACCTGAGAATTTCTACAGGACTTCAACTGATGCAGAAGCCGCTTTGGTCGGCGTGTATGCCGGATTCAGGTTGATCCACATGTATGACAGACAGTATATGATAGGAGATATGGGTTCTGACGATACCTTTACAGGTGAATTCAGGGGCAATCAGGATAGGATTCAGATTGATGAATTTACAGTGGATCCAAATAACGGAATACTAAGGGATAGATTTGAAAATGCCTATATTACTATTAACAGGGCAAATGCAGTGATCAGTAGGGTTCCTTCAATCGATATGAACCCACAATTAAGGGATAATATTGTAAACCAAGCACGTTTTTTAAGGGCGTTTCTTTACTTTGATCTTGTCCAGTTATTTGGCGCTGTTCCATTAAAAATCGAAGAAACTTTAAATGTAAACAATGTGGCAAGTCCAAGGGTAGATGCCAACAGGATTTATGATGAAGTCATCATCCCCGATTTGCAAGCCGCAGAGAATTTACCCGCTACACAAAGATTGCAGGGACAGGTGACCAATACTTCCGCCAAAGCCATGCTCGCCAGGGTTTACTTGACGAGGGCCGGTAATAACCCGAATTCTCCTTTTTGGGCTTTGGCCAGGGACAAGGCATTGGAAGTTATGAATTCCGGTCAGCACAGACTTCTAAGTTCATACAGTGATGTATTTCAGCTGGTAAATCAAAATAGCGCAGAGCACCTTTTCTCCATCCAATTTAGTGCTATGCAAGGAGTTGGAAGTACTTTCCAAGAATTCTTTATGCCCCGGGGGATTAATTCAACTACTGGTAATGGTAATGGGGTAAATGAGCCTACTCCTGATATCGTTCAGGCTTTTGAGCCCAATGATCTCAGGTTCAATACTGCTTTTCTTTTGCAACTGCCTTTGGCGAATGGAACGGTGAATAATTACAGCCCGACCGGGAATTGCCAGGGAATCCCATCCCCTTGTATTCCCCAGCCTTATATAGGTAAGTATCTTGAACTTACTCCTCCTAGAGGAAATCTGAATTATCCCATCATAAGGTATTCTGATGTCCTACTGATGTACGCAGAGGCTGCCAATGAAGCAGAAGGCGGTCCATCTTCCGCTGCGTATGCTGCCATCAATCAGGTGAGAAACCGGGCTGGGTTACCGGATTTAGCCCCTGGGATGAGCCAGGCTCAATTTAGGGAGGCTGTAAGGAAGGAAAGAAGGGTGGAATTGGCCTTCGAAGGTATACGACGGTATGATCTGGTCAGATGGGGTACTCTATTGGAAGTTACAAGAAGCCATTTCCAAAGATTTTATCCAACCTTGACAGGGAATGTCAGGGACCATCATATGCTGTTCCCTATTCCACAGAGAGAAATAGACCTGAATCCGGGAATCAGCTTGTCGGATCAAAACCCAGGGTATTAA
- a CDS encoding IS1595 family transposase, with amino-acid sequence MNILQFNERYPDEASCIHYLKEQREREGVICKNCNSKDHYWLNSLNMFQCKHCKFRTGLKNGTIMENSKLPLRTWLLAMTLVSATKKGFSCLELQRQMGHSRYETVFRLYHKLREAMGKRDNQYKLEDMVEYDEAFVSKATKSSEKTKLKKGRGSQKQATVAVMAESSILEDLITGEKDKSCRYFKMVKIDNLKAKTAEKLIKGLIDKKAVLQTDESTTYANLEDCIDVHVSELSSTKEGKFNLKWAHIAISNLKRDLQKYHMVSEKMLQNYLNEFCYKLNRRYFGKKLFDRLVIASICPYLYTSG; translated from the coding sequence ATGAATATTCTACAATTCAATGAAAGATATCCTGATGAGGCAAGTTGCATCCATTACTTGAAGGAACAAAGAGAAAGAGAAGGTGTCATTTGCAAGAATTGTAATTCCAAGGATCACTACTGGCTTAATTCTCTCAATATGTTCCAATGTAAACATTGTAAATTTAGGACAGGACTGAAAAATGGTACTATTATGGAAAACAGCAAGTTACCATTGAGGACTTGGTTGCTTGCAATGACTCTTGTAAGCGCAACCAAGAAGGGATTTAGCTGCCTTGAACTACAGAGGCAGATGGGTCATAGCAGATACGAGACTGTTTTCAGACTGTATCACAAGCTCCGGGAAGCAATGGGTAAACGTGACAACCAATATAAACTAGAAGATATGGTTGAATATGATGAGGCTTTTGTAAGCAAGGCAACAAAATCTTCGGAAAAGACGAAGCTGAAGAAAGGCCGTGGAAGCCAAAAACAAGCTACTGTCGCTGTTATGGCTGAATCATCTATTCTTGAAGACCTAATTACTGGAGAAAAGGACAAAAGCTGCAGATATTTCAAGATGGTCAAAATAGATAACTTGAAGGCAAAAACAGCCGAAAAACTGATAAAAGGACTGATTGACAAAAAAGCCGTGCTCCAAACTGATGAAAGTACGACTTATGCTAACCTAGAAGATTGTATCGATGTTCACGTGAGCGAATTATCTTCCACAAAAGAGGGCAAGTTCAACCTCAAATGGGCACATATAGCAATAAGCAACCTTAAAAGGGATTTACAGAAGTACCATATGGTTTCAGAAAAGATGCTTCAAAACTATCTCAATGAATTCTGTTATAAACTAAACCGAAGATACTTTGGTAAAAAACTCTTTGATAGACTTGTTATTGCGAGCATTTGCCCCTACTTGTATACAAGCGGATAA